The DNA sequence GGTCGATTCGGGTATCGGTAACCAGATCCTGATATTGTGTGGCCTGAATTTACAGAATGCAGTCATTACAGAATCCATGGCCTGCTCTCATAAGGCTGCGAAGACTGGTAGCCCTGGCTGTGGCTTTTCCGGAAGGATGGTAACGCATTTACGCCGGAACAGATTGAAGTTCCCCAGCAGGTTCCAACAACAAGTATAATTTCAATCTTCAATAAAATAATCGGAATCAATCCGCTTAATGAAATATGACTGAGCTGTACTCACACCGACATTGAAGTCAATCATAAGCTGAGCGAGACGGTTGCCATCTATCAACACAACTTTGGGATCAATTGTCTCAACATATTGATGAGCATCACGGGAGAACGTGCTGGTCGTCAGAAACACGCCTTTCCTGGCCCGTTTACCATGTAAGGCACCTACAAACTTCTGAATCTCGGGTCTTCCGACCTGGTTTTCCCATCTTTTGGCCTGCAGATAGACAATATCCAGTCCGAGTTGATCTTCATTTATTACACCATCAATACCTTCATCGGCACCGGCAACGGTTAATGAACCTGCGGTATCCTGAGAGCCTCCGTACCCCATGGCAAGCATCAGATCCAGCACAAGCTTTTCAAAAAAGACCGGAGTCATTCGTTTCACTTGGTAAATTAAATCTGCTGCCAAATCTTCACGTATTTGCTTGTATGCAGTCTGTAATGCTTCTTCTGGTGTCTCTATCTCAGTCTTCTTCTCGACTGTGGTCTCATCATCATTTTTATCACGTGACTTAAAGTCTCTAAACTCATCAAATTGGAGTAAGAATGATTGATCAATTCGATCTACTGAGGAATTTAATACTTCACGACCACGGTCTGTTATTGTGAATTGACCTCGAGTGACCGTTTCCAATAATCCAGCACGCTCCATATAGGTCTTGGCCCAAGCGACACGGTTATGGAAAACAGTTTGCTGTCCGCTCGGCAACAACTTATGTCGCTCTTCATCAGAGAGCTCAAGATAATCCGCCAAGGTATCTTTCAATATGCGAACTGTATGAATTTTTCCATCAGAAATATGTTTTAAAAGCGGTAGCATAATGGTTTGAAAGTCGGGGATTGTCACGGTTGGCCCAGTCTACTATTTCGAAAGAGATGCGATTCGACCTTGTTCAATTATCACAGGCATAAGTATTGTCGCTCCACACTCACAATCAAGGTTATGTAGTGCTGTGATTCTGCTGCCACGACAACAATATCACTACGTTTATGGCTTTATTCTGAACAATATCCCACTTAGCTGGTCTGAGCACAACAATAAACAGAACGAGACACCGCAATAATCAAAAATCGACCGCCTGTTTAATCGCCTGCGGGATCTTCAATGTGATTCCCCCCCCTCCATATATTTAAAATCCGGAATTTATATATTTCACCAACCAGAAGCCAGGATCAAGTAGATCATGAATCGTTACAACATCGGTAAGCAGATCCTGAAAATGTATAGCCCGACGTCACCACACGGAGACGTTGCAGAAGTCAGCTGACCGCCCCAGCATCAATTGTGTTGCTGACCAGGAAGCGAGAGCTCTGATTCACAGCCCTACAAAAACCTCTCCAATAATCACAGTCGGTTTACGGCAACCTCCCTGGCGAGCCATAATCTCCGCCTGAAGCCGGTGGCTGCTCCAGCGGTGCCGGAGGGCCTCCCGGGTAAGCAGATCACGCCCCTGCCCTTCGGGCCAAGTGATGTTGCTCTAACGACCATCGTTTTTTGCCAGCAACCGGGGACTCATGGTATACAGTCAGACTAAAGAATCGAAAAAAACCAACAGTCAGACGACGGCACCAATCTATCCGATCGGCTGTCTGAGGGGTTTAAAAGACAGTGGACATGGCCTCCATCTTGAAGCTGGATGGCTTCCACAAATGCAAGAAGTTCTTGTTCTAATAGAAGTTACCAACTCCCAGAGTCACGAGTCATTTGTAACCGATATGTTTCTCTTACGTCATTCACAGAACCAACCGAATGAAGTTTTGGCCCTATACCATTTTGAGCCCTGTATACAAAAACGGAAGGTCCTTAATTTGACTTTTTGTAATCGTCGACGCCGTATTGACGCATTTTTGAAATGATTGTATCCGTTCGATACGGATTTTGTCTGTTTACGAAGACGAACCACACGATCGGCTATGTCTTCCTGAAATTCATTCGGCTCATTCATCTCGCCAGGATCTGGCAGTTGGATTGAGTAAACTCCCCATTTCAACGAATCGCGATTTATGGATTTCCTGATTATTTTGGCCCCTTTGCCGTACCTGTGGCACACCATTTTCATGAAACCACTTCACCAGTGGTAACCATTCTTCAGCTCGTTCATTATCTCGAACATGATTCTTCACGAGCGAAAGCATTTTATTCTTATCAGTTTTCGGAAGTTTGCAGTTGAGGAGCAGCCCATGCTCAGGGGTGCCGTTGTATCCAGGTGGTAGAAATGTCTTGGCTACTACATATTGACCATCATATTCAATTGGGCAATATCCCAGGCGATACTCGAAGCAGTCGTCGTCCGAGTCGTAATTCTGCTCTCCCAAAATTCCTTCCACATACACTTCGTGCGTGAAATAGATCGAACTCCCGCAGGCCCTGAAGAGAACAACGGCAGGTTGATTGTCGTGCAAAGTTGTCAATTCAACCCGTGGTACGTACGCTACAAATCGAACAATATCCATCAGGTCTGAAACGTGCGTTCTCCATCTGGGAGCGATTCGCTCACAGACCCGCTCTAGAGCATGCGTAGTGAAAACAAGATGCTTCGTGCCCTCCGCAACCTCAAGAGATGGAGTGTTCAATCCAAAATGAATATTTCCCTGCAAGGTCTTCTGAGAGATCACTCTCTGACAATTCAAAAAAATGATCTTATCTTTTGGCTGAATGATAAAGTAATTGTGAGGCATGAACCGGTTCTTAATGCTTTCAGGGATCAGTGAGTAGATAGCCTGCGAAAGTCTATTTTGTTCTTCCTGTAGCCAGGCGTCCCCAGCATTGGGGTTAAATTCCGCACGTTCCTCGTTCACAATTTCGCATAATGTTTCAAATGTGTGGAAGCCACAATGAGCCACACAATTCCAAGTCTTTTTGTCGAGGCTGTCAAAGAACTTGGTATCCTCAAAGTTGACTTTCTGGGCAGCAGAGTAAACCGCATCAGTGAATTCAGGGGCTGCCGTACAACCCGATGCGACCTTGAATTTCGGGAAGCGACTGCCTCGTTTCCATTGATCCTTGCGAACTGCATCCTGTTTTTGACGCTTACGACGCCTGAGTTCCTTTCGCTTTTTCTTTTGATGGCGTTTAACTGACTTTGTACCCGGCATTGATTTGCCTCCGCTTCTGTTAATGGATACTTGAAAATCCCTGAGTTGCTCTCTGTCGAACGAGCCTGTGAATTGCTCCTGGGACTCACTCTATGCATATCGAACCGGCGTAACACAAACTGGCTTCGGTTAGGGAATCCGTGGCAGCAAAACAAGGGCGACTTGAGGATGCTGCCTGAAACGTTAAAAAGCCGCCTGCAGACGAGTCTGCGGCGGCTTTGGAGTTATTAACACTGGAACCAACCCAACCAGACGTGTCGGCCATATCAGCCTCCTACGGACTGATACTTATCAGTCGCGATCACCTATAATCATTCCCAAAAAACATCGTAAAAGTGTCCATGATTGTCAAAAAGCCTAATTAAGATTCTTCCATATTTGTATCAGGGCTCAAAATGGTATAGGACCAAAGCTTTAATTTTCTCGTTCTCAAGCCGATGCCAGAAAGAATGCCGGACACAAATGACTCCTTCCCCTGGTTGGTAAAAATCCCACAAGAACAGAGATCTCTTGTATTTATAGAATTCTTCCCGTGTCAAATTGAAAGCCCATATCCATGTCCCTGAGATGCCTCACACAGCAGACATCGAATTTGTTTCCGGCGTCTGCTATCTACTTGTCTCACCAAGTAACATGAATATCCAGCTGATGGCAGCTACAGATCAAATCAATTGGCTCACACGCTCTCGCTAAACCGCTTAACGATGGGCTCAAACACTTTCCGCGTCTCGTCAAGACGCATTTCCAGGATTTCATCGTAGCTTTGAACCCCCTGTCTTACCTGCGGGATACCGTTTTCATGAAACCATTTCACCAGCGGTATCCATTCTTCAGCCTGGTCGTGATCCCGCACATGATTTTTAGCGAGTGACAGCAACCTGGTCTTTTCGCTGCTCCCAAGTCCGCTACCGTGAAGAAGGTCATATTCTGGGGTCCCCTTATACCCGGGTGGCAGGAATGTCTTGGCTACCGCAAATGGACCATCAATTTCGATTGGGCAATACCCAAGACGATACTCAGGCTCGTTACCATGTACATCGAAATTCTGACGCCCAAGAATCTCGTTTACGTAGATCCCATGAACAGTTGTGTGCGGATTTCCACAAACTGCAAATAACACAATCGCGGGTTGTACTCCATGTAGGTGGGTAGTTTCAAACGGAGGCACGTCCACTACAAAGCGAACAAAATCCATCAGCTGTACGAACTCGATTTTCCATTTAGGGGCAATCCGCTCACAGATTCGCTCCAGAGCGTGTGTCGTAAATCCCAGTGCCCGCTTTTCAGCATCAGATTCAAGAAATGGCGTTTGCAAACTGAAATGGATATTTCCTCGAGATGTTGGCTTTGTCATCAGGCCATGGCAGTGTAATTGTAATACCTTGTCCCTTGGTTCAATAATGAAGTGGTGATGGGGCATGAACCGATCTTTAATGCTAGCCGGAATCTGGGAATAAACAGCCTCGGCAAGTTTGGTCTGCGTCACTGCATATAAGCAGTCTAACTTATTTTTTGAAGTTGCCGCAAAGGGCCGCCCCGCTTTCCTCCAAACGTGCTTGACATATTGAAAGCCCATTGTGGCTATCGCCTCCCAAAACTCACGATCGAAGTCGTCAAAATTATTGCAATCATAGAAGTTTACCTTTCGAGCAGCAGCGTACACTGCATCAATGAATTCAGGGTCTGCCGTTAAGGTAGGCTCGACCACAAACTTAGGAAAGCGACAGGCACGCTGCCTTTGAGCCTTGTGAACTGCCTCCTGCTTCTGACGCTTTCGACGTTTGAGTTGCTTTTCCTTTTTCTTCTTTTGACGTTTAACGAACTTTGTACCTGGCATTGACATGTCTCCGCTTCTGTTAATGGATACTTGAGAAATCCCTGAGTTGCCCTCTTCCGAGAAGGCCTGTGAATTGCTCCTGGGACTCACTCTATGCATATCGTACCGGCGTAACACAAACTGGCTTCTGTGAGGGAATCGCCAACGGTAAATCAAAAGCGACTTGAGACTGTTGCCAGGGACGTGAAAAAGCCGCCTGCAGACGTCTCTGCGGCGGCTTGGGAGTTATCTAAGCTGGAACCAGGTCAAACCGCCGTGTCGGCTGTATCAGCCTTATACGGGCTGATACGGATCAGCTGTGATCGCTTAAATCCATTGACCAGGCCCTCAAACGCATCCAGATTGTGTGGACGGTAAAGTGCCATCCACTCAAGCCGGAGCACAGCCACCATGGCTTTAATGATGTTGTCATGCGTGACTTTTCCAAACATTTTTCCCTTAAGAGCTGGACGAATGCAGTACCTGTTTAGCTCTTTCGAAATTTCACAGTCTTTTGGAATGATCTGAATGCCAGAATGGCATAGCTGGACCTTGGGCTGACCTTGTGGAACATTCTCGTTCACGAACGGTACAACCATCTGGACGGTTACCAAGGCCTCACACCAAGTATGAGGACCATAATTAGATCGCAGAAATGGTAATTTTTCATCGTTTAAAGTAACACGTCCCCATGCAACAACCTGATACCCCTCACGTGCCGATACTGGCACTGCCAGTAACGCCCGGTAGGCCTTTACCAACCGAAGTCTTACAAAACACCAGGGGCACACCTTCGGATTCTTACAGGTCTTCGTCTTCGGAAGAGCGTTAAACCCACTCGGAGGGCAGTTCAAGGCGTAAGTATAAGCTCGCCTATTCTCCGGTTGGGCCGTAATCGCCCTGTAGTATTGATACCGATAGGCATTCAACAGAACCTGAGCTTTCGCCAGATCGGTACTGCCGTAATTCTGGGGCATCTTGTCGAGAATACAATGTCGAAGTAATAAGAGAGAAGTCGACTTGGCCTTCGGTGTTAGTTTGAAATCAATGGTGCTTTTGGGTTTCTGCGATTCCATGATCATGCCCCCTTCGAACTGAAATTATGGGGACTTAACCTGACAAAGTTGTCAAGTAAATCGTTTCTACTCTCCCTAGAGAGTATGTGTGGCGACAAGTCGCCCACGCATACAGAAGATGAAATCGCACATTGAAAGCATCTTAAAATCCGGATTTGAAGTTTCATTTTACTGCCTCGATTCGTGAAGTAAATGTTCCGCGGTGGTCTTACATTGAATCAAAGCCGGTTGAACTGAATTCTCCTTAGAAGGAACACTGATTCATTTCTTTGCGAGTCTTGTCTCAGGCCCGGATTTCATCCGGCCTGACATACTCTCTGAAGGAGAGTAGAAACGACTTATCTGACAAGTTTTGCAAGTTAGTTCCTGACTTGGGAAATCATTCCGACTTGATTCACCCATATCTATCGCGACTGCGTAACACGGGGTGGTTTCACGAAGCTTCCTCTTCTGAATGTCGCCCTGGCACCGAATGGTGGGGATACAAAATAACCTCACTCGAAACCAATAATGAATTCCGAGTGAGGCGAGAGGATACACAAGCGGTTTGTCAGTTATTAAGTGAAAAACCACTTCGCAACTACAAATTCAGATCGCTGGAGCGTAACACGACTAAAAGGTGCCGGTACCCAGAGCCAGAAAAGGCCGTCAACCACATTGACTAGAAGCAGGCCCCATGTGAACGGGCCCCACAAATAGGAAAGAAAAAGCCCGCCGACCGCGATTAAACGCAGCCGACGGGCCAGCAGGTGCACTCAGATCAAGATCTGAGCCATTGGCAGCGAAATCTCAGCATCAGACAATCTTAGGATGATCCTGGCTGATCACGATGCCATCCGAATCATCATCGGAACCGTTATCAGGACCATCATCAACTTCTGATTCCGTTTCATCAACCATGAAGAAGCCGTAACGATATGTGGCTTTTCCATTCTCGAATCGTTTCCGCAGCTTCTCCAGTCGGAACTCGACGCGTTGATCTTCCTCATCCTCAGAAGGTATTACGAACTTCTCATCCACATGAGCACTCAGCACTTTGCCTAGGCCCCGCTTTTGAGCTTCGTATGAACTCCGTTCATTCTTAGGAATGAGAGGATCAATAAGTCCCAGACGACCGACTTCAGCCACGACATCGCTGATGGGTAAACACTTATCTAATAAGTGTGCCCCCAGAACTGCGATGCTACTACGAATCGGATCGTCAGCCACACGTCGGTCAGCGTAGTTATCGAGGAAGCCCTCGATCCCGTTGACCATCAGAATGCCACCAATCACATGAGCCCATCCCGTACAGGGGTGGTACTTGGATTTATCCAGCGGCTTTCCTACTGCCCGCCAACGAGCGATCATGCCGTAAGCTTCCGCGGCAATCTCCTCTCGATAACGGGGCAGATACTCATGACGTGGATTACCAATGTCGCTATGACGGTCCGTTATGCTGCCTTTCGGCTTCAGGTGAATCGGGAGTCCCCGATTCAACAAGTCCTCTGACAACACCCCGAAGTTCGTCGACATCGACATCACGATCTCGTTGCGAATCCGTCGTGGTTCCGCCCTGCCCCCCGGGGAGAACAGCATCGGCGATGGATCCGTTACGAATCGTTCGACGAAAGCCGAAGCGATCTTCGACCTGCCACTCACACGGGCATTCTCAAGCCGAATCATTCCCAGTGAGGGATCCGTATTGAGACTGGCGATGATTGCCTTCTGAGTCGCCCAGTCTGCTGGTTCCCAGCTGACTGAGGTTTTAGGCGTCATCCCCGCGATAAAGTCCAGAACGGTATCCTTACCACTGTGGCTCTTCGATGCCGTCGCCAGGATGATCGGCTTAGCACCAGGCCAATGGTGCCTGAGTAAGACCGTCAGTAATCCGGCAACCGCATTCGCCCGGTCGGCCTGCGTGTGGAAATCCATCACGTCCAGGAACGTGTCAATCCGTTCCATTGAATCGGATTCTTCTGGAGATTCACCAACGAAGAACACTCGATGTCCAACACCACCGTCGTTGTAACCGGAATTCGTCAATGTGAATCCTGGCAGATACTCAGGTTGCGATGAAATTCGATCTACCGGGGCAAACCGAGAGAGAAATGCTTCGGTGTGAAGCATCTCATCCA is a window from the Gimesia benthica genome containing:
- a CDS encoding restriction endonuclease; this translates as MTIPDFQTIMLPLLKHISDGKIHTVRILKDTLADYLELSDEERHKLLPSGQQTVFHNRVAWAKTYMERAGLLETVTRGQFTITDRGREVLNSSVDRIDQSFLLQFDEFRDFKSRDKNDDETTVEKKTEIETPEEALQTAYKQIREDLAADLIYQVKRMTPVFFEKLVLDLMLAMGYGGSQDTAGSLTVAGADEGIDGVINEDQLGLDIVYLQAKRWENQVGRPEIQKFVGALHGKRARKGVFLTTSTFSRDAHQYVETIDPKVVLIDGNRLAQLMIDFNVGVSTAQSYFIKRIDSDYFIED